ttgtgtgtcgaaaccctagtttagcatttgaaaaaagaataccctggtaattttttacataagtgcattaaatgttctaataaatgtgtttagcgtcgcCGATGACGTCATgttatgcgtaaggttttacgattttaccccttgtctaaaaaccaccatcaacaatatgtTAAAAAATAATGGGGGTTGCAGGGGCTGCTCATTCTTTGATTATGGAGTGTATTTCGACTGCTACTTTTTCGATCAACATAAATGGATCTCCTCAAGGCTGTTTTCGAAGTGAAAGAGGTATTCGCCAGGGGTGTCCTCTATCACCCAGCTTGTTTATCATTTGCTCTCAAGGATTGTCCATTCTTATGCATCAATTTGAACAACAAGGACTTTACCAGGGTTATCAAATTAACAGAAGAGCACCAATCATCTTACATCTCATGTTCGCGGATGACCTATTCTTCCTTGGTGAAAACACAAGAGTAAATATCCAAAATCTAAAGAAATTGCTTAAAGAATATGCGGAGATGTCAGGTCAGTTGATAAACTACGATAAATCTGCAATTCACTTTAGCAAAGGTATTCCGTAGTGGAGGAAACAAACCACAATCCTTGATCTTGGTGTGCGACAAATGACAGTGGATGATAAATACCTTGACATTTATCCATTAAAATTGGATTACAGAATTTCAAGCTTTGATTTTTCTAATTGACAAGGTTACTTCAAGATTACCCGGCTGGAGAATTCATTTTGTTAACTCTGCAGGGAGAGCGGTTTTATCAAAATCAACTATCTCTTCAATTCCAATCTATTTCATGGGATATTGTCTGCTGCCTAAAGGTGTTACCAATGAAATTGAAAAGTTACAAAGATCTTTTTGGTGGGGTCATTCGACTGAAGAACGTGAGTTTCATTTTATAAATTAGTCGAAGATGGAATTAAGCAAAGAATTTGGTGGACTGGGGATTAAGAACATTGAATTGATGAACATTGCTCTAATCTGCAAATTGGTCTGGATATTCTTAGAGAACAAAGATGCTATGTGGGTtcaattgatgagtgctaaatataTGAATGAAGTTTCATTTTGGCTAGTCGAGAAACCTGATAAATGTTCAGCTACATGGAGCAGTATGCTAGAGGTACGTAGCATTTTGGAGAATAAAATATTCTGGCAAGTTAATAATGGTAACAAGATCGACATATGGAATGATCCATGGCTCCAACCAAGTATGGATCACCTTATCGAAAGACCTACAACTCTGCCGATCAATATTCATAAGGTCTCTGACTTGATGATTACGAATTCAAGGGATTGGAATATACCTCTGCTGACTGAACTATTTCCTCCTGAGACTGTTCGTCACATCACTTCAATATTTTTAAGCAACGAAACTGATTCTCAAGATACTTTAATTTGGGCTTGTGCTCCGTCAGGAAAGTTCTCTACTAAGTCCTGCTATAAGTTGCCATACTTGAAGAAGTAGGATGTTATTTGTTAGCCTGCATGGATGCAAAGGTTAACATTTGCCTAGATATAAATCTGGAATAATATTAAATCTTTATTAGTGAGATTTTGGGTTTCTTTTCGAAAAACTACCAGGAGCTTTCATTGAAATGAAACAAAGACGGATTAAATAGCTAGACCCATTACAACTAGACTGGACTAGATGTGGAGAATGCCACCCTTGCATACTACTTAGCTTATCGGTGGTCCTGTTATTAACTTCGCTAATGTATTAATTGGACTGACATACTATGTAGCAGACCCACCACACTCGAACAACAAAGACCTGTCAAGCCAATAAACACTCTGTTTAGACCGAAACAGATCATCAGCTAACTTTTTACGATCACAAAGAAGAGTTACATTATGAAACTGAGGTGAGGACAACTAATCGGAGCTTGATATTAAAGTCATGGTTTGGTTTATATATTAAAGGGTACATAAAATTCAAGTACACTTATGAACTAGTAGGAATGACACTGGTTATTATCATCCTTTGCTAGGCTTGTTGTCATTTGATAATGGCA
This portion of the Papaver somniferum cultivar HN1 chromosome 11, ASM357369v1, whole genome shotgun sequence genome encodes:
- the LOC113325269 gene encoding uncharacterized protein LOC113325269, whose product is MGVAGAAHSLIMECISTATFSININGSPQGCFRSERGIRQGCPLSPSLFIICSQGLSILMHQFEQQGLYQGYQINRRAPIILHLMFADDLFFLGENTRVNIQNLKKLLKEYAEMSGQLINYDKSAIHFSKEFQALIFLIDKVTSRLPGWRIHFVNSAGRASKMELSKEFGGLGIKNIELMNIALICKLVWIFLENKDAMWVQLMSAKYMNEVSFWLVEKPDKCSATWSSMLEVRSILENKIFWQVNNGNKIDIWNDPWLQPSMDHLIERPTTLPINIHKVSDLMITNSRDWNIPLLTELFPPETVRHITSIFLSNETDSQDTLIWACAPSGKFSTKSCYKLPYLKK